Proteins found in one Coffea eugenioides isolate CCC68of chromosome 5, Ceug_1.0, whole genome shotgun sequence genomic segment:
- the LOC113770909 gene encoding calcium-binding protein PBP1-like, translating into MAARKVNGFQDMLPMMADKLGGEGLIRELCNGFQLLMDKDKGLITFDSLKKNSALLGLQELRDDDLLSMLKEGDLDGDGALDQMEFCVLMFRLSPELMQESEAWLDQALQQEFRSTRGQ; encoded by the coding sequence ATGGCAGCAAGGAAGGTTAATGGGTTTCAAGATATGTTGCCAATGATGGCTGATAAGCTAGGAGGTGAGGGTCTGATAAGAGAGTTGTGTAACGGGTTCCAGCTATTGATGGATAAAGATAAAGGGTTGATCACATTCGACAGTCTGAAGAAGAATTCTGCACTTCTGGGATTGCAAGAATTGAGGGATGACGATCTTTTGAGCATGCTTAAAGAAGGCGATCTTGATGGAGATGGAGCGCTTGATCAGATGGAATTTTGTGTGCTTATGTTCAGACTTAGCCCTGAGTTGATGCAAGAATCTGAGGCTTGGCTTGATCAGGCTCTTCAACAAGAGTTCAGGAGTACCCGTGGACAATGA